A genomic segment from Daphnia carinata strain CSIRO-1 chromosome 1, CSIRO_AGI_Dcar_HiC_V3, whole genome shotgun sequence encodes:
- the LOC130696608 gene encoding adhesive plaque matrix protein-like — protein sequence MARCRPHPQDFVRLKPDTCPTMMRLQLLLISIALIGSSQAAGTRTTFAGNRLPDIVPGIAGVDYPVASRVPTTLRFRCDQQDYPGFFADVETGCQVFHVCRDNRKTSFLCPNGTLYHQRFFVCDWWFNVDCSKSAGLYPLNKDYMQRHEPSPQDRQAEASQPQAAAVRSSSPYFQEPTPTPSFAKFDKREIVEPTFHEWASRHIPLSNPADTANFKTTRSAAARSRAADVTVPFFEPPFKSLSSTLGPQVSEFRNSLLSDEKKNRERTPWAASITSSSYTTNNPDVSSPYNRGTTKIDGEYPVSSLPSSTLPDKWFLLAQDPDFLNNIAWGAQLQIINKTRGTGYLRNKPNNRRPISEQELDNHPFQGFRSNPEEQSPSVDRSSIRTQEPSVREPQRQPDQRRQVEPPRPTFVPSPLLSQSKEQQRDEKSGTYWKPYSSPSNANALVPSTTTSRPVQQTVTSYTVRYSNPPIKPVQQKTTYPTPTKPKPTIRPTSAKPVATSYPTAQRQQTSSPPSYRVTAGQTVYIKKPWITTPAGQKPQQQQLKKQPYYKPTGLNVAAASSPNPAYQTPAYQVVLTGGSDYQVTNLQTRATPLASSRPPAPTTRAQPLQAATLRSQPQLRPQRLIPQSILLPLEPHPSTNQPIIFKNQRNQQQPVRQQPTTRPAQQRQQLRTQATTPVRQNSRSDTQHPLFRPSEMEKMSIPIRPSLLLSTTGPSSRSPFEFEPTSREWVSPAQLPAPSPTNNYTPTSTKGNNNLDTFPLTPYQRQDDQITNIIRGKLVPANVFPTQPTNYQASSSNNDEVRSFVVRPRNPITMTSSR from the exons ATGGCACGTTGTCGTCCACATCCGCAAGACTTTGTCC GTCTGAAGCCAGACACATGTCCAACAATGATGCGGCTGCAGTTGTTGCTGATCTCCATTGCCCTAATCGGATCCAGCCAAGCAGCCGGAACGAGGACGACATTTGCCGGTAACCGATTGCCTGACATCGTTCCCGGCATCGCTGGCGTTGACTATCCGGTGGCTTCGCGAGTCCCCACTACGCTTCGATTCCGCTGCGACCAACAAGATTACCCGGGATTCTTCGCTGACGTAGAAACTGGTTGCCAG GTGTTTCACGTCTGCCGCGACAATAGGAAAACATCTTTCTTGTGTCCCAATGGAACTCTCTATCACCAGCGATTTTT CGTTTGCGATTGGTGGTTCAATGTCGACTGTTCCAAATCCGCCGGCCTTTATCCACTCAACAAGGATTACATGCAGCGGCACGAGCCATCCCCTCAAG ATCGGCAAGCGGAAGCATCTCAACCGCAAGCCGCCGCTGTGCGCAGCAGCAGTCCGTATTTCCAAGAACCTACGCCAACACCATCTTTTGCCAAGTTCGATAAACGCGAGATTGTCGAACCGACATTTCACGAATGGGCATCGCGGCACATCCCGCTTTCCAATCCGGCCGATACGGCCAACTTCAAAACGACACGATCCGCCGCTGCTCGTTCGCGTGCGGCTGACGTCACAGTTCCGTTTTTTGAACCGCCTTTCAAGTCGCTCAGCTCGACGTTGGGACCGCAGGTCAGTGAATTCCGAAATTCCCTCCTTTCggatgaaaagaagaacaggGAACGAACGCCATGGGCAGCGAGTATAACGTCATCAAGTTACACTACAAATAACCCAGACGTCTCATCGCCATACAATCGTGGTACTACAAAAATTGATGGTGAATATCCGGTGTCATCTTTGCCATCGTCCACATTGCCGGACAAATGGTTCCTGCTGGCCCAAGATCCCGACTTTCTCAACAACATCGCTTGGGGCGCTCAATTGCAAATTATCAACAAGACTCGCGGCACGGGTTACTTGCGAAACAAACCCAATAACCGCAGGCCAATCAGTGAACAAGAATTGGACAATCATCCATTCCAGGGTTTCCGGTCGAACCCTGAGGAACAGAGTCCATCGGTCGACCGCTCTAGCATACGTACCCAGGAGCCTAGCGTCCGAGAGCCGCAACGACAACCAGACCAACGACGGCAAGTCGAGCCTCCGAGACCTACTTTCGTGCCGAGCCCTCTGTTGAGCCAATCGAAAGAACAGCAAAGAGATGAGAAGAGCGGCACCTACTGGAAACCTTATTCCAGTCCAAGTAACGCGAACGCCCTCGTTCCTTCAACCACCACCAGCCGGCCAGTCCAGCAGACTGTGACTAGCTACACCGTTCGATACAGTAACCCCCCGATTAAACCAGTCCAGCAAAAGACAACTTATCCTACACCGACTAAACCGAAACCGACAATTCGCCCCACATCAGCTAAACCGGTGGCAACGAGTTACCCAACGGCACAACGACAACAAACGAGTTCACCGCCGTCGTACAGAGTTACGGCCGGACAGACTGTCTATATCAAGAAGCCATGGATAACAACTCCGGCCGGACAGAAACCgcaacaacagcaattgaAGAAACAACCGTATTACAAACCAACTGGATTGAACGTGGCCGCAGCTTCATCTCCCAATCCAGCCTACCAGACGCCGGCCTATCAAGTGGTCCTAACAGGCGGTTCGGATTATCAGGTGACTAATCTCCAAACTCGAGCGACGCCTTTAGCGTCGTCGCGTCCACCTGCGCCAACGACGCGGGCTCAACCGTTACAAGCCGCAACGTTGCGGTCGCAGCCGCAATTGCGTCCGCAGAGGTTAATTCCGCAATCTATTTTGCTACCCCTCGAGCCACATCCATCGACCAATCAGCCGATCATTTTTAAGAATCAGCGAAACCAGCAGCAGCCGGTTCGGCAACAACCAACTACTCGGCCAGCACAACAAAGACAACAACTTCGGACTCAAGCGACGACACCTGTGCGTCAGAATAGCAGGAGTGATACGCAGCATCCATTATTCCGGCCATCCGAAATGGAGAAAATGTCCATTCCTATCCGACCTTCCCTTTTGCTTTCGACGACCGGACCTTCCTCTCGGTCGCCTTTCGAGTTTGAGCCGACCAGTCGTGAATGGGTGTCTCCTGCCCAGCTTCCAGCGCCATCACCGACGAACAATTACACGCCGACCAGCACCAAAGGCAACAACAATTTGGATACGTTTCCATTGACGCCATACCAGCGACAAGACGACCAGATTACAAATATCATCCGCGGTAAATTAGTTCCGGCTAATGTGTTTCCTACTCAACCGACTAATTACCaggccagcagcagcaataaTGACGAGGTCCGTTCGTTCGTCGTCCGGCCGAGGAACCCCATCACGATGACGTCCTCCCGTTGA